From the Ruania alkalisoli genome, one window contains:
- a CDS encoding SdrD B-like domain-containing protein, with amino-acid sequence MKPWRSVVAGLATLVLGAMFVSVGPGVSDSRAAAGDGVLTVQVDRDFSGDGVYDASYDPPQAGIDVSVTDGTDTVGPLVTNSLGQVSFDLSDLSGESFRVDVAVTDPELDYLQAAPAATADVADAFRSFTTFVGGETQTIHVGVWNPDTFVPEAAPLAVVQQTDRSAAGDIRSLMVTDWDNRGPTTDDTGDNTNGITTVATQEETGTVFGTAWDHTTNEIYSAAYAKAHTVYGPGGSGGIYRTDVDGGGPGNTELWATVPNAGTSAHQTEDGYDDDFFMANGREGLGGLALSEDESTLYVVNLNDRSLYTYATSDSAPATPVESVPITDPGCVGGQWRPFSVTVRDGGIYVGGVCDASSSLSRSNLTAHVLQFDDGAFTSIFSKDLDFRRGNQNYSDPTPNLVGPNVATNWNPWRTSWDADLADYFDAGPLYPTPMLTSVVFENDGSMILGFRDRTPDMLVRHGFSPDPDNRTSITGVIVGGDINKVCLTDGVYEWEGAGSCGDNSTPANSGGEPVDRVEFFPGDFFDASIRYPSSTVRHLENSMGGLVLNPRQPDIANTTMDASGLFNTGGIGFYDREVGTGPGNEPLDRGLLVAGNETYNFGKGSGLGGLSLLAAAAPSQIGNRVWFDTDQDGQQDPSDEPAVAGATVRLLSSDGMTVLAETVTDENGEYYFGGDGGYALEPGIEYVVEFDVTTVDTASLPGAPPLDELQFTLSQAAGVPDELDSNPTPTADALIARANVIGPEVGEVDHTIDAGIYVPSLSVSVGDLVWLDEDRDGLQGDGEPGIEGVELTLTGPDGEPVTDVFGNLVEPVFTDEAGEYSFDNLPALDEGESYTVTVTPPVGFDPTVEGAGDDPALDSSTGSATSGDLTGDGDRDPSLDFGFVPDLVSVGDYVWIDADRDGIQDEGEAPVEGVEVTLLDSDGEVVATTVTDADGYYVFTDLPISTEFTIEFPTTVEVDGQDYPLTQAQVGDDPGVDSNPGADGTFSFTTPATGENSGEPGQADDPTIDAGYVSPSVSVGDLVWLDEDRDGLQGDGEPGIEGVELTLTGPDGEPVTDVFGNLVEPVFTDEAGEYSFDNLPALDEGESYTVTVTPPVGFDPTVEGAGDDPALDSSTGSATSGDLTGDGDRDPSLDFGFVPDLVSVGDYVWIDADRDGIQDEGEAPVEGVEVTLLDSDGEVVATTVTDADGYYVFTDLPISTEFTIEFPTTITVNGETYPLTTAGAGSDTGLDSNPDQNTGRYSFTTPATGENSGEPGQADMPTIDAGYTPALVGGPSPSPTDTPPVSEPTEPLPGTGASGSLLLIGGLAALVLLVGILLRAARQRAVRS; translated from the coding sequence ATGAAGCCATGGAGATCGGTAGTCGCGGGGCTGGCGACCTTGGTGCTTGGTGCCATGTTCGTGAGCGTTGGCCCAGGTGTCTCTGATTCCCGCGCCGCTGCGGGCGATGGCGTCCTTACCGTGCAGGTTGACCGTGACTTCTCCGGCGACGGAGTCTATGACGCCTCCTACGATCCTCCTCAGGCAGGTATCGACGTGAGTGTCACGGACGGCACGGACACCGTCGGGCCGCTTGTGACGAACTCCTTGGGTCAAGTCTCGTTCGACCTCTCGGACCTTTCGGGGGAGAGTTTCCGAGTCGATGTGGCAGTGACTGATCCTGAACTCGACTACCTTCAAGCGGCACCGGCGGCTACTGCTGATGTAGCCGACGCCTTCCGGAGCTTTACCACGTTCGTCGGCGGTGAGACGCAGACGATTCATGTCGGAGTCTGGAATCCGGATACCTTCGTGCCGGAAGCCGCACCGCTCGCTGTCGTTCAGCAGACGGATCGGTCCGCTGCCGGAGACATCCGATCCCTCATGGTGACCGACTGGGACAACCGAGGGCCGACCACGGACGACACCGGGGACAACACGAACGGGATCACGACGGTCGCAACCCAGGAAGAGACGGGCACCGTCTTCGGTACAGCCTGGGATCACACCACCAACGAGATCTACTCGGCCGCCTATGCGAAGGCACACACGGTTTACGGACCGGGGGGCAGCGGCGGCATCTACCGGACCGACGTCGATGGCGGTGGTCCTGGGAACACCGAACTGTGGGCGACCGTACCCAACGCTGGAACGTCGGCTCACCAGACGGAAGATGGGTACGATGACGACTTCTTCATGGCCAACGGTCGTGAAGGTCTAGGCGGACTTGCCCTTTCGGAGGACGAGTCGACCTTGTACGTGGTGAATCTCAACGACCGCTCTTTGTACACGTATGCCACCTCCGATTCCGCACCGGCTACACCGGTCGAGTCGGTGCCGATCACGGACCCCGGATGCGTCGGTGGCCAGTGGCGGCCGTTCTCCGTCACCGTTCGGGACGGCGGGATCTACGTGGGCGGGGTCTGCGACGCGTCGAGCAGCCTGAGTCGCTCCAACCTCACCGCTCATGTTCTTCAGTTCGACGACGGCGCTTTCACGAGCATCTTCTCCAAGGATCTCGACTTCCGGCGGGGCAACCAGAACTACTCGGATCCGACGCCCAACTTGGTCGGCCCGAACGTGGCAACGAACTGGAACCCGTGGCGGACCAGCTGGGACGCTGACCTCGCTGACTACTTCGACGCTGGCCCCCTCTACCCGACGCCGATGCTGACCTCAGTGGTCTTTGAGAACGACGGGTCAATGATCCTCGGCTTCCGCGACCGCACGCCGGACATGCTCGTTCGGCACGGATTCAGCCCCGACCCGGACAACCGAACCAGCATCACTGGCGTGATCGTCGGGGGTGACATCAACAAGGTCTGTCTCACTGATGGTGTGTACGAGTGGGAGGGTGCTGGCTCCTGCGGCGACAACTCGACGCCGGCGAACTCAGGTGGAGAGCCCGTTGACCGTGTCGAGTTCTTCCCAGGTGACTTCTTCGACGCCAGCATCCGCTACCCCAGCTCCACGGTGCGACACCTCGAGAACTCGATGGGTGGGCTGGTGCTCAACCCGCGTCAACCGGATATCGCGAACACGACGATGGATGCGTCCGGCCTCTTCAACACAGGCGGTATCGGCTTCTACGACCGCGAAGTCGGCACGGGACCTGGGAACGAGCCCCTGGACCGTGGCTTGCTGGTGGCCGGGAACGAGACCTACAACTTCGGGAAGGGAAGTGGTCTCGGCGGCCTGTCTTTGCTGGCAGCAGCGGCCCCGAGCCAGATCGGCAACCGAGTCTGGTTCGATACCGACCAGGATGGTCAGCAGGACCCTAGCGACGAACCAGCCGTGGCGGGCGCGACCGTGCGGCTACTGTCATCGGACGGGATGACGGTTCTCGCCGAGACTGTGACAGACGAGAATGGTGAGTACTACTTCGGCGGTGACGGTGGGTATGCGCTCGAGCCAGGGATCGAGTATGTCGTCGAGTTCGATGTGACCACTGTGGACACGGCGTCGCTGCCTGGTGCACCGCCGCTCGACGAACTGCAGTTCACGCTCTCGCAGGCCGCCGGCGTCCCCGACGAGCTCGACTCGAACCCAACCCCAACGGCGGACGCGCTGATTGCTCGTGCAAATGTGATCGGGCCCGAGGTTGGCGAGGTTGACCACACGATAGACGCGGGGATCTACGTGCCGTCTCTGTCGGTGAGTGTGGGTGACTTGGTGTGGTTGGACGAGGATCGTGATGGTCTTCAGGGCGATGGTGAGCCGGGGATTGAGGGTGTTGAGCTGACGTTGACTGGTCCGGATGGGGAGCCGGTTACGGATGTGTTCGGCAACCTGGTTGAGCCGGTGTTCACGGATGAGGCCGGTGAGTACTCTTTCGATAATCTGCCCGCGTTGGATGAGGGTGAGTCCTACACGGTGACGGTGACTCCGCCGGTTGGATTCGATCCCACGGTTGAGGGTGCTGGGGATGACCCGGCGTTGGATTCTTCGACTGGGTCGGCGACCAGTGGTGATCTGACTGGTGATGGTGACCGTGACCCGTCGCTGGACTTCGGGTTTGTCCCGGATCTGGTTTCGGTGGGTGATTACGTGTGGATTGATGCTGATCGTGATGGCATCCAGGACGAGGGTGAGGCCCCCGTTGAGGGTGTGGAGGTCACGTTGCTCGATTCCGATGGTGAGGTGGTTGCTACCACGGTCACGGATGCGGATGGGTATTACGTCTTCACTGATCTGCCGATCAGCACTGAGTTCACGATCGAGTTCCCGACCACTGTTGAGGTGGATGGTCAGGATTACCCGTTGACCCAGGCGCAGGTTGGGGATGATCCGGGGGTGGATTCGAATCCGGGTGCGGATGGGACGTTCTCGTTCACGACTCCTGCTACGGGTGAGAACTCGGGTGAGCCGGGTCAGGCTGATGACCCCACGATCGATGCTGGCTATGTGTCTCCGTCGGTGAGTGTGGGTGACTTGGTGTGGTTGGACGAGGATCGTGATGGTCTTCAGGGCGATGGTGAGCCGGGGATTGAGGGTGTTGAGCTGACGTTGACTGGTCCGGATGGGGAGCCGGTTACGGATGTGTTCGGCAACCTGGTTGAGCCGGTGTTCACGGATGAGGCCGGTGAGTACTCTTTCGATAATCTGCCCGCGTTGGATGAGGGTGAGTCCTACACGGTGACGGTGACTCCGCCGGTTGGGTTCGATCCCACGGTTGAGGGTGCTGGGGATGACCCGGCGTTGGATTCTTCGACTGGGTCGGCGACCAGTGGTGATCTGACTGGTGATGGTGACCGTGACCCGTCGCTGGACTTCGGGTTTGTCCCGGATCTGGTTTCGGTGGGTGATTACGTGTGGATTGATGCTGATCGTGATGGCATCCAGGACGAGGGTGAGGCCCCCGTTGAGGGTGTGGAGGTCACGTTGCTCGATTCCGATGGTGAGGTGGTTGCTACCACGGTCACGGATGCGGATGGGTATTACGTCTTCACTGATCTGCCGATCAGCACTGAGTTCACGATCGAGTTCCCCACCACCATCACCGTGAACGGGGAGACCTACCCGCTCACCACAGCAGGGGCAGGAAGCGACACCGGGCTGGACTCCAACCCAGACCAGAACACCGGCCGCTACTCCTTCACCACTCCTGCTACGGGTGAGAACTCGGGTGAACCCGGCCAGGCAGACATGCCGACCATCGACGCCGGCTACACCCCAGCCCTGGTGGGTGGCCCGTCTCCGAGCCCTACGGATACTCCGCCCGTGTCCGAGCCGACCGAACCTCTGCCAGGAACGGGCGCCTCAGGTTCACTGCTCCTGATCGGTGGGTTGGCTGCTCTCGTGTTGCTGGTGGGCATACTCCTCCGTGCCGCGCGGCAGCGAGCAGTCCGCTCGTAG
- a CDS encoding VaFE repeat-containing surface-anchored protein encodes MRSGNRIGRWLAAALLALGVVVAPGVAAAVDLEPGDTPYIGSKEGYGGTGLFPIWSNGSPTGDPDYWAYCIEQPVAAMTGLVGEVDDLDGYLGDNYFADPEVQGKVFWVLAHSYPELSLQEFGEAIGVPGISRNDAIEATQYAIWRYTDLTFDASWPFESADSEAAYWYLVNGANANPGLTYDDLEVTAAIAAPGSAQSADSLVGPFVVNTNQPTVSVTVDPAITVTDASGTPVDTDAVADGQELYLDLRGTTAEGEATVQVTAAGTSSTGKIVSVPTVPGTTPTAEDHAQTIILVTPSTTRTTAEASVSWTALPVPVIGTSLVDAADSDRVLPFDGGVVVDTVTYENLTPGVEYTVTGELMHQSDGSGSGITGSTTFTPDAASGSVDVEFTVPTGFAGESLVAFERLFEGADVSGEPVAVHEDIDDEAQTVTVEEAPVPAIGTSLVDAADGDRVLPFDGGVVVDTVAFENLTPGVEYTVTGELMYQSDGSGSGIVGSVTFIPDAASGSVEVEFTVPAGFAGESLVAFERLFEGTDTTGDPVAVHEDIDDEAQTVTVEDAPAPVPELPSTGFGVAGGAVPTTILLTAVGIAMVLLNRRWNASSALAHPDARRKVI; translated from the coding sequence ATGCGCAGCGGCAACCGTATCGGGCGATGGCTCGCTGCAGCGCTGTTGGCACTGGGTGTGGTCGTCGCTCCCGGTGTGGCGGCGGCTGTAGACCTGGAACCTGGTGATACGCCGTACATCGGAAGTAAGGAGGGGTACGGAGGCACCGGCTTGTTCCCGATCTGGTCCAACGGCAGTCCGACTGGCGACCCCGACTACTGGGCCTACTGCATCGAGCAGCCCGTCGCTGCGATGACGGGCCTCGTGGGTGAGGTGGACGATCTCGATGGCTACCTCGGCGACAACTACTTCGCCGACCCAGAGGTTCAGGGCAAGGTCTTCTGGGTGCTCGCCCATAGCTACCCTGAGTTGAGTCTCCAGGAGTTCGGCGAGGCGATCGGTGTTCCCGGGATCTCGCGCAACGATGCGATCGAGGCAACCCAGTACGCGATCTGGCGTTACACCGATCTCACCTTCGACGCGTCCTGGCCCTTTGAGTCGGCTGACTCGGAGGCCGCCTACTGGTATCTCGTCAACGGCGCGAACGCGAATCCCGGGCTCACGTATGACGACCTGGAGGTGACCGCCGCAATCGCGGCACCGGGGAGCGCGCAGTCGGCTGACTCTCTTGTCGGGCCCTTCGTGGTGAACACAAACCAGCCCACCGTGAGCGTGACAGTCGACCCGGCCATCACTGTGACTGACGCGAGTGGCACCCCGGTTGACACGGACGCGGTCGCCGATGGGCAAGAGCTCTACCTGGACTTGCGTGGAACGACCGCAGAAGGCGAAGCAACCGTGCAGGTGACGGCTGCGGGCACTAGCAGCACCGGAAAGATCGTCAGCGTCCCGACTGTTCCGGGGACGACACCTACCGCCGAGGATCACGCGCAGACCATCATCCTTGTGACGCCTAGCACGACCCGCACGACCGCTGAGGCCAGCGTGTCGTGGACGGCCCTGCCAGTTCCGGTGATTGGGACGTCGCTGGTCGATGCCGCCGATAGTGACCGGGTGCTGCCTTTTGATGGTGGCGTCGTGGTGGACACGGTGACATATGAGAATCTGACTCCGGGTGTGGAGTACACCGTGACGGGTGAGCTGATGCATCAGTCGGATGGTTCTGGTTCTGGGATCACCGGTTCGACCACGTTCACTCCCGATGCGGCGAGCGGGTCTGTGGACGTTGAGTTCACGGTCCCGACTGGATTCGCCGGTGAGAGTTTGGTGGCCTTTGAGCGATTGTTCGAGGGTGCGGATGTATCGGGCGAGCCGGTAGCCGTGCATGAGGACATCGACGATGAGGCCCAGACGGTGACCGTGGAGGAAGCGCCAGTTCCGGCGATTGGGACGTCGTTGGTCGATGCCGCCGATGGTGACCGGGTGCTGCCTTTTGATGGTGGCGTCGTGGTGGACACGGTGGCGTTTGAGAATCTGACTCCGGGTGTGGAGTACACCGTGACGGGTGAGCTGATGTATCAGTCGGATGGTTCTGGTTCTGGGATTGTTGGTTCGGTGACGTTCATTCCGGATGCGGCGAGTGGGTCTGTGGAGGTTGAGTTCACGGTTCCGGCTGGTTTCGCTGGTGAGAGTTTGGTGGCCTTTGAGCGGTTGTTTGAGGGCACGGACACCACGGGTGATCCGGTGGCGGTGCATGAGGACATCGATGATGAGGCTCAGACGGTGACGGTGGAGGATGCGCCGGCTCCGGTGCCGGAACTGCCATCGACAGGCTTCGGCGTCGCGGGAGGTGCGGTTCCGACGACGATTCTGCTGACTGCGGTGGGCATAGCCATGGTGCTCCTGAACCGCCGCTGGAACGCCAGTTCGGCTCTAGCCCACCCGGATGCTCGGCGCAAGGTGATCTGA
- a CDS encoding SdrD B-like domain-containing protein, which produces MWIDADRDGIQDEGEAPVEGVEVTLLDSDGEVVATTVTDADGYYVFTDLPISTEFTIEFPTTITVNGETYPLTTAGAGSDTGLDSNPDQNTGRYSFTTPATGENSGEPGQADMPTIDAGYTPPEPQMPVTGTDGALTLVGLAAGLVLAGMVLAMLRRRTPA; this is translated from the coding sequence GTGTGGATTGATGCTGATCGTGATGGCATCCAGGACGAGGGTGAGGCCCCCGTTGAGGGTGTGGAGGTCACGTTGCTCGATTCCGATGGTGAGGTGGTTGCTACCACGGTCACGGATGCGGATGGGTATTACGTCTTCACTGATCTGCCGATCAGCACTGAGTTCACGATCGAGTTCCCCACCACCATCACCGTGAACGGGGAGACCTACCCGCTCACCACAGCAGGGGCAGGAAGCGACACCGGGCTGGACTCCAACCCAGACCAGAACACCGGCCGCTACTCCTTCACCACTCCTGCTACGGGTGAGAACTCGGGTGAACCCGGCCAGGCAGACATGCCGACCATCGACGCCGGCTACACCCCGCCCGAGCCTCAGATGCCGGTCACTGGAACCGATGGCGCGCTCACCCTAGTCGGCCTTGCTGCCGGTCTCGTGCTCGCCGGAATGGTCCTGGCCATGCTTCGGCGCCGCACTCCGGCCTGA
- a CDS encoding sensor histidine kinase, whose translation MSKTEQPGQGSGSAAGALVVDALHRSAIGGIGVWQFVLVIAVMATPTLDHPVPVLLAHVLLMAALAFCLLRRGPASLCLAASYVLTAVDYAVTDDAGSALAFAAIWTACLTCATPALIMRRRTAIAVTATAIVFLTSAQIILSPNWPPSARLIVIVTSVTLSCGAHVLVRVMHNGATRADIQAARTHEAVRLERVARYAGRQLAEDARVLHDTVVNTLSAIARGGAGVADLRAVRDRCAQDVAAVAELANGRNIDAPDLSIEALRLRTGIHVDYSGPPTEDLERFESLLPADTSRAIRRAILELATNTAKHAGVGRVSIGITIKDAHLTVTVSDSGSGFDGRTIPRRGLAESVVRRCSEAGVHVDLRSTPGKGTTTTLSYSADGTPTARAEPASGLDPTSITMAGCWVWAILIVVADLAATLVRSPPVAGAAAATATAIGVLAVLCWWFTRGGRRLPHWLTFLVICSVPATFLTSLLTVHALDAPMTDLPAVLATVPLLILWVTSRSRFPLSAALVALGVAVAVAGAIMREDSPELTLLPIVAVCPQLGLFAGWMVFLPVLTRTIRRYERHRLMTLESEVASSSHTALTTARARWISAGTRSSAALLERIATGEASPRDPAIRRLCAEEESYLRQLISLDPGLIHMSPWFALALTQARARSLSLQVQAGGTDMPDMATAKAVGEVLLGVIDSCEPSDSVNVGLFSEGGEPLCLILGPHTIAASVRTVLDETGHLDHRLRHTSDFTLVTLRSRCDPPGSGQRTVDRVAHNGHPLHADDELVIS comes from the coding sequence ATGTCCAAAACTGAGCAACCTGGTCAGGGGTCTGGCTCTGCGGCCGGCGCGCTGGTGGTGGATGCGTTGCATCGGTCCGCCATCGGCGGCATAGGAGTCTGGCAGTTCGTCCTCGTCATCGCGGTCATGGCCACCCCTACGCTCGATCATCCAGTTCCCGTGCTGTTGGCACACGTGCTGCTGATGGCAGCGTTGGCGTTCTGTCTTCTGCGCCGCGGCCCGGCGTCCCTGTGCCTCGCGGCAAGCTACGTTCTGACCGCTGTCGACTACGCGGTCACGGACGATGCTGGTAGCGCCCTGGCATTCGCTGCCATCTGGACGGCGTGCCTCACCTGCGCGACCCCGGCCCTGATCATGCGACGCCGCACCGCCATCGCGGTGACCGCCACAGCAATCGTCTTCCTGACCAGCGCGCAGATCATTCTCAGCCCCAACTGGCCGCCGAGCGCTCGACTGATCGTGATCGTGACCTCCGTCACGCTCTCGTGTGGTGCGCACGTGCTAGTACGCGTCATGCACAACGGAGCCACTCGTGCGGACATTCAAGCGGCACGAACGCACGAAGCAGTCCGTCTCGAACGCGTAGCGCGGTATGCGGGCCGACAGCTCGCAGAGGATGCTCGCGTCCTTCACGACACGGTCGTGAACACGTTGTCTGCCATCGCTCGCGGCGGAGCTGGCGTCGCAGACCTGCGCGCTGTGCGAGATCGTTGTGCACAAGACGTGGCAGCGGTCGCCGAACTGGCGAATGGCAGGAATATTGACGCTCCGGATCTGAGCATCGAGGCACTCCGTCTGCGCACCGGAATTCACGTCGACTATTCAGGGCCGCCTACCGAAGATCTCGAGAGGTTCGAATCGCTGCTTCCGGCCGACACTTCTCGGGCGATCCGACGCGCAATCCTTGAGCTCGCCACCAACACGGCGAAGCACGCGGGTGTTGGCCGGGTATCCATCGGCATCACCATCAAGGATGCGCATCTCACTGTGACCGTGTCGGACTCTGGGTCAGGATTCGACGGGCGCACAATCCCCCGCCGTGGCCTCGCAGAATCGGTGGTCAGACGGTGCAGCGAAGCTGGGGTGCATGTCGATCTACGATCGACTCCCGGGAAAGGAACGACGACAACCCTCTCCTATTCAGCAGACGGCACTCCCACTGCCCGTGCCGAACCCGCGTCAGGACTCGACCCCACCTCCATCACGATGGCAGGCTGCTGGGTCTGGGCGATCCTCATCGTAGTCGCCGACCTCGCAGCAACCCTGGTGCGCTCGCCGCCCGTAGCCGGTGCTGCCGCTGCCACCGCCACCGCAATCGGAGTTCTTGCGGTGTTGTGCTGGTGGTTCACTCGCGGGGGGAGACGACTGCCTCACTGGTTGACGTTCCTCGTCATTTGCTCCGTCCCTGCAACATTCCTCACCTCGCTTCTGACGGTTCACGCGCTGGATGCCCCCATGACCGACCTGCCCGCTGTCCTCGCGACGGTGCCGTTGCTGATCTTGTGGGTGACCTCTCGGTCTCGATTCCCTCTGTCCGCGGCGCTCGTCGCGCTCGGAGTCGCGGTCGCGGTGGCAGGCGCGATCATGCGGGAGGACTCACCAGAACTGACGCTGCTCCCCATCGTCGCAGTCTGCCCACAACTCGGTCTCTTCGCGGGCTGGATGGTTTTTCTGCCCGTTCTCACTCGCACCATCCGCAGATACGAACGTCATCGATTGATGACTCTGGAGTCCGAGGTCGCGAGCTCCTCTCACACCGCATTGACAACCGCACGGGCTCGATGGATCAGTGCCGGCACGCGTTCCTCGGCTGCGCTTCTTGAACGCATCGCGACGGGTGAGGCGAGCCCCCGGGACCCAGCTATTCGCAGGCTGTGCGCCGAGGAGGAGAGCTACCTCCGCCAACTGATCTCACTCGATCCGGGCCTGATCCATATGAGTCCCTGGTTCGCACTCGCCCTTACCCAGGCTCGCGCGCGGTCATTGTCGCTCCAGGTCCAGGCGGGCGGCACGGACATGCCAGACATGGCGACCGCGAAGGCCGTCGGGGAAGTCCTCCTGGGCGTCATCGACAGCTGCGAACCGTCGGACTCGGTAAACGTCGGCCTGTTCTCTGAGGGTGGCGAACCGCTCTGCCTGATTCTTGGGCCACACACAATCGCCGCGAGTGTCCGGACGGTACTAGACGAAACCGGCCATCTTGACCATCGTCTACGGCACACCAGTGACTTCACGCTGGTCACGCTGCGAAGCCGATGTGACCCGCCGGGCTCGGGACAACGGACCGTCGACCGGGTCGCTCACAATGGCCACCCCCTCCATGCAGATGATGAACTGGTCATCTCCTGA